Proteins encoded by one window of Winogradskyella sp. PG-2:
- a CDS encoding DMT family transporter: MNRGIIFMLIATFAFSWMNLMAKYLQDFHPIQVVFFRTFGTFIFIFPYMVYKKVPIAGKYVFWLSIRGILSFISLALFFKVVQDIPLGSAVALRYTAPIFSVILAFFFLKEKVKFWQWISLIIALIGAFIMKGVDFRIDTSSFTLIMLSSLFVGGVFVIIRFLGPKEHYLTIINYFMVFSIIGSLFFISKWRMPIGEEWLWISLIGTLGLVGQVFLTKSFQLAETSAVAPLKYMELVYALLFGFLLFGETYGLWPIIGMLLVVLGMLLNIIIKRNK, encoded by the coding sequence GTGAATAGAGGAATCATCTTCATGCTTATTGCTACATTCGCCTTTTCGTGGATGAATTTAATGGCAAAATACTTACAAGATTTTCACCCAATCCAAGTTGTTTTTTTTAGAACTTTTGGAACCTTTATTTTCATTTTCCCGTATATGGTTTATAAAAAAGTTCCTATTGCTGGAAAGTATGTGTTTTGGTTGAGCATAAGAGGCATATTGAGTTTTATCTCGCTGGCTTTGTTTTTTAAAGTTGTTCAAGATATTCCGCTAGGCTCTGCTGTGGCTTTGCGTTATACGGCTCCAATCTTTAGTGTTATACTGGCTTTTTTCTTCTTAAAAGAAAAAGTAAAGTTTTGGCAATGGATTAGCCTAATTATAGCTTTGATTGGAGCTTTTATAATGAAAGGAGTTGATTTTAGGATAGATACAAGCAGTTTTACCCTAATTATGCTATCTTCTTTATTTGTAGGAGGTGTATTTGTTATAATCAGATTTTTAGGGCCAAAAGAGCATTATCTAACCATCATTAATTATTTTATGGTTTTTTCTATAATAGGAAGCCTTTTCTTTATCAGTAAATGGAGAATGCCTATTGGCGAAGAATGGTTATGGATAAGTTTAATTGGGACCTTGGGTTTAGTAGGACAAGTATTTTTAACAAAATCCTTTCAACTTGCAGAGACAAGTGCAGTTGCACCGCTTAAGTATATGGAGTTAGTGTATGCCTTGCTTTTTGGTTTTTTATTATTTGGTGAAACCTATGGTTTATGGCCAATAATTGGGATGCTATTAGTTGTCCTTGGAATGCTTCTTAACATTATAATTAAACGTAATAAATAA